TCGATTTCACTGAAATTGTAATCCATTTCTATCTTGTTTTATTTCTGTTTTCGTTTCATTTCCTCACGCCAGTCTTCATGCGCGCTATTGATAATGTGTACAAAGGTAGTGTTTTTAATTCAAAATTCATCATGCACCGTGTATAATTCCGTTCTACCGCGCATGTTTTTATACCGTAGCATCTGTTTCCATGTCACAGCAATCGGCAACTCAAATGAATTGTTTTTCCATTTCCCACCAAATGTTTTCATGTATGAATACTGTTTTCCACCTTTTTAGGGTGACTTTGAAGCATGAAACAAAGAATATGAAATGCCATGGTTTTTGATTCCGTCGTGCAATATGCCACAAATCACCGTGTGTTTTGATGCAGATTGCGCGCTAAACTGCCACAGATTGCGCAGTAACTCCATGCAAAATACGCGGTGATTTGACGCAAATCGCAGCACTTTCTCCTGTGATTTTAACTCCTGTTTTGCCTTAAATTTCATAACCTTTTGACTGTCAACGCATTGTAAAACTCTTAAAAACGGAACCTATTTTGAAAAAGAATAACCCGCTTTTCAAATGCGTTCATCTGATAAAGGCAATTGTAAACATTCGCGACAAGAATTAACATACCTTTCGTATGTCAGGAAAACACGATGAAAACAGACCGTTCCCACCATGCTGTCTGCCTGAGAAAGCAGGGCCGAACTCCACGCCATGAACAACAGAAAACAACAGAAACTCCTTTTGAATAAACCTGCAAGCCAAGGAATACCAAACAGATTTTACTTTAATTCGTAATTCTTTTTCTTGCATATTTCATTTTTTTTTCCGAATATTGCAAACACATTACATATATAAATGACAACTCTCTAACCAAAACTAACATCGGGTAGCCATGGTTTCCTTTCAAAAACATACCATAAAATATATTGTCTTGTTCTTTCTGCTGACACTTTCTGTCGGTCAGAACAGGGCACAAAACATTGCATTTGACCATCTCACGCCCGACGAAGGCCTTTCACAAATCTCTGTAAACAGCCTTTATGCCGACCGAGATGGCAACATCTGGATTGCCACACGCATGGGATTGAACTGCTATGACGGTAATCATCTGCGCATTTATACCAATAAAAGCGGTGACACGAAAAGCCTTTTCTGCAACAATGTGATGCATATCACGGGCGATGGCAACCGTAATCTCTACCTGCTTTGCTCGGAAGGAATAGCCCGACTCGACCTGATGACGCGCCAATTCAAAACACTGAAATACGACAACAACATCGGAGCAATCTGCTATCACGGCCGACTTTACTACAGTGACAAGCATAAAATCATGACTGTCGAAGGGCAGTCAGGGCTCAGCAAAGGCTATATCACACTGCCTACAAAGTCAACCGTGACGAGCATCACGGTTGACACGCGCGGTCGGATGTGGATAGGGACGCGCGGAAGTGGCGTCTATTGCTATGCTTCGGGCCGACTCTCACACCCCATTACAACGGGATATATCACCCAGATCTATGAAGACCATGCCAAAACAATATGGATAGGAAGTTGGAACGACGGCTTCTGGACGATTGAGCCACAAGGAAAATGCACCAACACTCGTAAGGGAAAACTGCTCGTTTCGAATTTCGTGCGCACCTTTTGTGAGGACAATTCGGGCGTGATGTGGATAGGAACATACCTCGGTCTGACGCGTTACAACCCACGAACCGGGGCTTCTTCTACCTTCACGGCAAACACACAGGAAAAGAGTCTGACCAATTCGAGCATCTGGAGCATCATCAAAGACAATCAGGGAACACTGTGGGTGGGCACCTATTTCGGTGGAGTGAACTACTTTAATCCTGAATATGAAATCTATACTCAATATCGCTTGCAGGAAAAGAACAGGCCCGGACTGAGCAGCCAGATAGTGGGGCGCATGACCGAAGACGACAAAGGAAACCTCTGGATATGTACGGAAGGGGGCGGACTCAACATCTATAATCCCCACACACAAGTCTTCTCACACCATAACCTGCCCGGAACTGCGATTACACAAAATAATCTCAAGGCCATATTCTTCGACAAAACGCGGCGTACGATGTGGGTGGGAACTCACCTTGGAGGCCTCGACCGCATTGAACTTTCAAGCGGGAAGAGTCGCAGCTACAGGCATGAGGCTGGCAATCCGAAGTCGCTTCCCTCCGATATTGTAAGGGATATCAAACCCCACGGCCGTCAGTTGGTCATCGCAACACAGGAAGGTGTTGTCATGATGGATCCCGAGAAAGAAACCTTTACGCCACTCCTGGCCAAGGAAAAGCTACGCATCGTGCAGGGACTTTGCATCGACCGACACGGCCGTTTGTGGATTGCCACCGAGTCGCGCGGTGTCTATTGCTATGATTTCTCTACTGGGAAATTCCGCCATTACCAGCGAACCCAGGCCAAGGGAAGCCTCAGTTGCAACAACATCAATAACGTCATGACCGACCATCAGGGGCGTATCTGGCTGTCAACTGCCAACGATGGCATTGACCTTTACGACGAACGCCACGACAGTTTCATCAATTACGGTCGGCACGAAGGGCTTACAGGCAGCTGTGTTTATGCCATTGCACCCTCTTCCTTGAGCAATAACGAACTGCTTCTCATCACCAATCAGGGCTTTTCGGTATTCAACATCCAGCACAAAACCTTTCGAAACTACAACAAAGACAATGGTTTTCCGTTGGCCACTATTAATGAAAATGCCCTTTATGTGACACGTTCGGGCACGGTTTATCTTGGTGGTGTGCGCGGCATGGTATCCTTCAGGGAACGCGACCTGCACAAGAAGACGAAGCCATATAACCTCCGTTTCACCGGTCTTTATATCAATGGACAGGAGATTTTGCCGGGAGATCAGACCGAGATTCTTAAGCATACATTGCGCTACACCAATGAGATTGAACTCAGTTATGAACGTTCTGTCATCAGTATTGAATACGCATCATCCAACCATATCCGGGCAAACACGCAGCCTCTTGAGTATCGGCTTGTCGGTTCCTCCAATCAGTGGTTCCCCATCGGGACACGACAAAAGAAGATAGATTTCTTTGATTTGGCCCCGGGAGACTACACCTTAGAACTGCGCTCGGCAGGAACGACATCGCCTGTTGCCCGACTCGGCATCCGCATTCTGCCTCCATGGTATCGCTCCTGGTGGGCTTATATGGGCTATCTTGTACTGCTCGGCCTTATTGCTCATTGGCTCATACGCAGCTATCGCAAGCGTATCAGGTTGGCAGAGTCGTTGAAATACGAGCAACAACACGCAAAAGACATCGAAGAACGCAATCAATCGAAGATTCGTTTCTTTACAAATGTGTCGCATGAAATCAGGACTCCGCTCACAGTTATCATCGGGTTGGCCGAGTCTTTGCTGCATACCCAGCGGTTTACTGCCGACATCTACAACAAACTTCAAGGCATCTACCGCAACAGTAACCTGCTGCGCGATCTGATTTCAGAGTTGCTTGATTTCAAGAAACATGAGCAATCATTGGCCCATCTCTGCGTAGAAGCTGTGGATTGGTCGGCATTTGTGGGCAACATCTGCAACATGTTTAAGGAATACGCCAATAGCAATGACGTCACACTAAACGTGAATGAGGGCACAAATGCAGAGGTTTGGATTGACAAAAGGCAAATGAGAAAGGTGGTCAACAACCTCATTTCGAACGCATTGAAACACACTCCGCAGGGTGGAAACGTCAATGTGACGACCGAATGTGACGGTCGGCAGGTCATACTTCGCGTCACCGACACTGGTAAAGGCATAGCAGAAACCGACCTTGCCCACGTGTTCGACTGCTTCTATCAGGCTCGGGATTTCGAGTCTTTGACCGAAATGGGCACGGGCATTGGCCTTAATCTGACCCAGAACATCGTGCAACAACATCACGGAACCATTAGCGTTGACTCCGTAATCAATGAGGGAACAACCTTTGTCGTGACGCTTCCTTTGGGCAAAGACCACTTCAACGAAGACGAAATCAAAGTGAAGAAAGAAGACAAGAAGACAGAGGAAACCGTTGAAGATAAAGTGATTCAGCCTCAACCTGACATCGTCTTGGAAGCTGATGCCATGCCTCCTGTCCGCGAAATGAAAGGAATTGAAGAGGCAACGATATTGATTGTGGAAGACAATGACGACATCCGACAACTGTTGATGACGGTTCTCAGTCCTTACTATCGCATACTTACGGCCGTAGATGGACAGGAAGGACTCGAAGTTATACGCGATGAAATGCCGGATATCATCATCAGTGACGTACTCATGCCTAATATGTCGGGTATCGAACTCTGTAAGATTATCAAGGAAGATTTCGCCATTTGCCATATTCCCGTGGTGCTTCTTACGGCTCGAACTGCCGTAGAACAGGAACTCGAAGGACTGAAAACAGGAGCTGACGACTATATAACAAAGCCGTTTAATAACGAACTTCTGATTTCAAGATGCAACAATCTCATCAACTCCCGACGCCTGCTTCAACGCAAATTTGGCGAGCATCCGCACACCGAAGCCAACATGTTGGCCTCCAATCCGCTTGATAAAGAGATGCTTGATCGCGCAATGAACATCATCGACAAACATTATATGAACTCGGAATTCAGCGTTGATGTGTTTGCAAGAGAAATGGGAATGTCGCGTACAAGCCTGTTCACGAAGTGGAAAAACCTGACAGGACAGACGCCGAATGAATTCATTATGCGAATTCGATTGCGTAAGGCGGCGAAGATGTTACGTGAGAACCCTCACCTCAGTATAGCCGAAATCAGTTATAAAAACGGTTTTTCAAGTCCACGATATTTCTGCAAATGTTTTAAAGACAGATATCAACAACAGCCTTCGGCCTATCGAAACGGGACGGAATAAGCGATGTTCTTCATGACATGAAGCTTTTCCTTTTAGATTAAAGAGGGCTTCATTCCACCGTAAACGCTTTCTTCATTTCGTCCATTGTGGGTGCAATATGCTCGAAGAAACGGCGATAACCGGCACAAAGATAATTCAAACCGGGATTGCCATAGCGGTCGTTGACAAAGCGATTCTTAGGACATTCGCCATGACATGCAAAGGCCCAACGGCACTCTTTGCATTGACGGGGGAGCTTGTTATACTTGAGTTGGCTGAAACGTCGCTGCTTTTCGCCGTATAACATCTCTATCAATGTGTGCTCATTGATGTTTCCAAGCTTGTACTGAGGAAACACAAAGTGGTCACAAGAGTACACATCTCCGTTGTATTCCATTACTCCTGCGTGTCCACATTCCTTTGCATAGATACACGTTCCGGATGCAACACCGACCCAATTGGCCAGCATACTATCAAAAATCTGAACGAAAACGCGACCTATATCCTGCTTAACCCATTCGTCGAAAATCCCACAAAGAAAGCTTCCCCATTGCTCTGGAGTGACCGAAAAGTCGGTAACGGGCGCATCGGTAGCGTCACCAATCGATGCCAAATGGCGGCCGTCGGCATGTTGCATGTTACGTTCTACGATGGGAGCAAACTGGATATACTGGCACCCTATACTTTTGAAAAAGCGATAAAAAGCCTGCGGATGATCAGCATTATAGCGGTTGACAACGGCCATGGCATTCCATTCCACACCATAATGCTGCAGCAAACGGATGCCTTCCATAACCTTCTGCCACGATGGTCTGCCCTGACTGTCGCGCCGATAACGGTCATGAAAGGCTTCAGGGCCGTCGATAGAGATGCCTACAAGCCAATTGTTCGCCTTCAGAAAACGACACCATTCATCGGTAAGCAGCGTGCCGTTGGTTTGCAACGAATTATGAATGACGCGGCCTCCGGCATACTTTTTCTGCAATTCCACAGCCTTCTGATAGAACGAAAGCGGACGAAGAGTCGGCTCACCACCATGCCACGTGAAGACCACTTCATTCATGGTCTGCGCCTCAATGTAGTCTTTGACGAAGCGTTCGAGCAGTTCTTCGCTCATCTGTCGCTTCGGCTGATGCTTGTAGAGGTTTGATTTCTCAAGATAATAACAGTAGTTACACGCGAGATTACAGGCCGCGCCAACAGGCTTGAGCATCACATACAGCGGACGTGCAAAGGGAGAAATGGTAGTCATAGATTTCGTTCTGAATGCTGACAGATATCTTTCTGTCGTACAATAATACTAAACAAAGACGGCATGCGCAGGCATTTTGCCTGCGCATGAGGCCTTATTTTACTTCGTCGGGCCACGGACATGGAGTGCCGCTTGCCTTTTCTGACGGGCGCTGTGCAGCGACCTTACGAAGATAGTTGCCGAGTTTCTTCGACAGTTTCTTCACGATTGACGGACGTTCGGCAGCGAGATTATGCGCTTCGCCGATGTCATTAGGGATGTCATAAAGCTCCTTTTCGTGGGTCTTGTAGTTATAGATGAGCTTCCAATCGCCCTCACGAATGGCACAGTTCAGGCTGATGCCAGGCCCTACATTGCCCCAGACATTGGGATAATTCCACACGAGCATGCGCCCGCGGGAGGGGTCTCCTGTGCCTTTCAGCAATGGGATGAAGCTCTTTCCGTCAACCTTTTGCGGCACCTTATAATGCTTGATGCCTGCCATTTCAAGTAAGGTGGGGAAGTAATCTTCTATCATCACATATTGCCTGCACACGGAACCCGGCTTCACCGTTCCAGGCCAACTGACAATCATCGGCTCGCGAATTCCACCCTCATACATGGAGCCTTTGCCCGATTTAAGCGGCGAATTCTGCGTGAAAAGCGGCTGATCGCGCCATTGACTTCCCGTGGCATAGCCCCCATTGTCGCTCATGAAGATGACTATCGTGCGTCGGGTTTCATCGTTTTTATCAAGCCAATCAAGGATATCTCCAAGGCTCTTGTCCATTCCTTCCACAAGAGAAGCATAGGCAGCCTCTTTCTCCGAGAGCCCTTTCTTCAGGTATTTGTCGTAGTAACGTGGGTCACGATCAATGGGAATATGCACCGCATAATGAGACATGTAAAGGTAGAACGGTTGGTTATAGCGCTTGGCCTTGTCGAGCGATTTCAGTGCTTCGCGCGTCAAAGCCTCCGTGAGAAAGGTGCCTGTATCCCAGTATTTTTCAAGCCCGGGAATAGCCATTTTGTGCTGTTTTGCAGGGTTGTCAGTGTTTCCATAGTGGCGTTCACTGAGATAAGTAGCAGGCCCTCCGCCCGCATGTCCTGCGATATTGACTTCAAATCCCCAGTGATGTGGGTCTTCGCCAGGCGTATCCCGTGCCCCCCAATGTGCCTTTCCGCAATGTATGGTGTGATAACCTGATGCCTGAAGGAGGTTGACAAACGAGGTCGCCCGATAGGTGTTGCGACATCCTTCAACGCCACTGATGCCGTTATAATTCCATTCGGGAAGCGTCAATCGGTCGTCTTTGAGGTCGGTAGACTTGTTCTTTTCCAATGTCCAGTTGGTCACTCTGTGGCGTGCAGCATTGCTTCCCGTCATCAGACTGCACCGACTTGGCGAGCTGATCGGACATGCATAAGCCTGACTGAACATCATGCCTCGCGCTGCCAATCGCTCCATATTGGGCGTTTCGTAGCGGTTATTATACATCGTGCGTTGGGTCCAGAAAGGCAGCGAAGTGTCTTGCCAGCCCATGTCGTCTACCATGAAAAGAATGATGTTCGGACGATTGTCAACGCGATCTTGTGCCCGGGCAGACGATGCCACTGCCAAGAACATGGCAGACAAGGCAACCGAGAAGTGGCCCATAGGTATAGGCTGAAATGTTTTCATTGTATGTCGGAATTTGGTTTTATTACATTGTTTTTGAGCCTCGTGTGAACGATATTGTCACACGACATCACAAAGATAACATATTATTCAGACAGATATAACCTGAAAACAAACTTTTGAATGATTTTGTAAGGATTATGAATGAAAACGGAGATTGCAGCACTCTGTTTGTCAATCAAATTCAAACAAGATTTGCATTCGCCTCTCCAATTCTTTCTCTTTGCCGTGAGAGAAAACATACAAGCACTCTCCCTTTTCCATGTCTTGTTACGAGAAGCAATGCAATATAACTGTAAATACGTTGCAATCTGCGTCATATCACGCGCTAATATGCGTCAAGTTACGCGGTGATTTGATGCAAACTACAAATAAGGGTGATTAGATTTTGAAAACAGCCTCATATAAGCCAAGGGACAACAAAAGGGTATTTCCCACATATCAATGTGCTATACAACCTGACAGGAATAAGTCAACACAAATTTGACGGATTTACAAATACTTATAAATCCGTCAGACTTGCACTA
The nucleotide sequence above comes from Segatella oris. Encoded proteins:
- a CDS encoding sulfatase, with the protein product MKTFQPIPMGHFSVALSAMFLAVASSARAQDRVDNRPNIILFMVDDMGWQDTSLPFWTQRTMYNNRYETPNMERLAARGMMFSQAYACPISSPSRCSLMTGSNAARHRVTNWTLEKNKSTDLKDDRLTLPEWNYNGISGVEGCRNTYRATSFVNLLQASGYHTIHCGKAHWGARDTPGEDPHHWGFEVNIAGHAGGGPATYLSERHYGNTDNPAKQHKMAIPGLEKYWDTGTFLTEALTREALKSLDKAKRYNQPFYLYMSHYAVHIPIDRDPRYYDKYLKKGLSEKEAAYASLVEGMDKSLGDILDWLDKNDETRRTIVIFMSDNGGYATGSQWRDQPLFTQNSPLKSGKGSMYEGGIREPMIVSWPGTVKPGSVCRQYVMIEDYFPTLLEMAGIKHYKVPQKVDGKSFIPLLKGTGDPSRGRMLVWNYPNVWGNVGPGISLNCAIREGDWKLIYNYKTHEKELYDIPNDIGEAHNLAAERPSIVKKLSKKLGNYLRKVAAQRPSEKASGTPCPWPDEVK
- a CDS encoding two-component regulator propeller domain-containing protein translates to MVSFQKHTIKYIVLFFLLTLSVGQNRAQNIAFDHLTPDEGLSQISVNSLYADRDGNIWIATRMGLNCYDGNHLRIYTNKSGDTKSLFCNNVMHITGDGNRNLYLLCSEGIARLDLMTRQFKTLKYDNNIGAICYHGRLYYSDKHKIMTVEGQSGLSKGYITLPTKSTVTSITVDTRGRMWIGTRGSGVYCYASGRLSHPITTGYITQIYEDHAKTIWIGSWNDGFWTIEPQGKCTNTRKGKLLVSNFVRTFCEDNSGVMWIGTYLGLTRYNPRTGASSTFTANTQEKSLTNSSIWSIIKDNQGTLWVGTYFGGVNYFNPEYEIYTQYRLQEKNRPGLSSQIVGRMTEDDKGNLWICTEGGGLNIYNPHTQVFSHHNLPGTAITQNNLKAIFFDKTRRTMWVGTHLGGLDRIELSSGKSRSYRHEAGNPKSLPSDIVRDIKPHGRQLVIATQEGVVMMDPEKETFTPLLAKEKLRIVQGLCIDRHGRLWIATESRGVYCYDFSTGKFRHYQRTQAKGSLSCNNINNVMTDHQGRIWLSTANDGIDLYDERHDSFINYGRHEGLTGSCVYAIAPSSLSNNELLLITNQGFSVFNIQHKTFRNYNKDNGFPLATINENALYVTRSGTVYLGGVRGMVSFRERDLHKKTKPYNLRFTGLYINGQEILPGDQTEILKHTLRYTNEIELSYERSVISIEYASSNHIRANTQPLEYRLVGSSNQWFPIGTRQKKIDFFDLAPGDYTLELRSAGTTSPVARLGIRILPPWYRSWWAYMGYLVLLGLIAHWLIRSYRKRIRLAESLKYEQQHAKDIEERNQSKIRFFTNVSHEIRTPLTVIIGLAESLLHTQRFTADIYNKLQGIYRNSNLLRDLISELLDFKKHEQSLAHLCVEAVDWSAFVGNICNMFKEYANSNDVTLNVNEGTNAEVWIDKRQMRKVVNNLISNALKHTPQGGNVNVTTECDGRQVILRVTDTGKGIAETDLAHVFDCFYQARDFESLTEMGTGIGLNLTQNIVQQHHGTISVDSVINEGTTFVVTLPLGKDHFNEDEIKVKKEDKKTEETVEDKVIQPQPDIVLEADAMPPVREMKGIEEATILIVEDNDDIRQLLMTVLSPYYRILTAVDGQEGLEVIRDEMPDIIISDVLMPNMSGIELCKIIKEDFAICHIPVVLLTARTAVEQELEGLKTGADDYITKPFNNELLISRCNNLINSRRLLQRKFGEHPHTEANMLASNPLDKEMLDRAMNIIDKHYMNSEFSVDVFAREMGMSRTSLFTKWKNLTGQTPNEFIMRIRLRKAAKMLRENPHLSIAEISYKNGFSSPRYFCKCFKDRYQQQPSAYRNGTE
- a CDS encoding anaerobic sulfatase-maturation protein, with the protein product MTTISPFARPLYVMLKPVGAACNLACNYCYYLEKSNLYKHQPKRQMSEELLERFVKDYIEAQTMNEVVFTWHGGEPTLRPLSFYQKAVELQKKYAGGRVIHNSLQTNGTLLTDEWCRFLKANNWLVGISIDGPEAFHDRYRRDSQGRPSWQKVMEGIRLLQHYGVEWNAMAVVNRYNADHPQAFYRFFKSIGCQYIQFAPIVERNMQHADGRHLASIGDATDAPVTDFSVTPEQWGSFLCGIFDEWVKQDIGRVFVQIFDSMLANWVGVASGTCIYAKECGHAGVMEYNGDVYSCDHFVFPQYKLGNINEHTLIEMLYGEKQRRFSQLKYNKLPRQCKECRWAFACHGECPKNRFVNDRYGNPGLNYLCAGYRRFFEHIAPTMDEMKKAFTVE